One genomic window of Myxococcus xanthus includes the following:
- a CDS encoding DNA-directed RNA polymerase sigma-70 factor, producing the protein MSDEQRTGSLAALLRAYVSPKLRAELEAEEGFEALLDKHVEAARTQWPTLSLPAETFVRHLARHLPEGKAAEVMRILQGADLYLACACTTGDPAALKAFEQHILRHVPPRLGKVSPPLVEEVLQMLRERLLVGSSNTPPRIASYGGRGPLRTWVSIVAARIASELMGQDERHQLVAEPPEELARMLAPSDPEYALLREDARQLLVESLRKAVAVLSEQERTLLRLHHFHGFTMDRLTLMYGGSRSGVARKVADAREQLLERVRMELAPRMKQDQLALESLLGLVSSRLDISLLGLLD; encoded by the coding sequence ATGAGTGACGAACAGCGAACAGGCTCCCTGGCGGCGCTGCTGCGGGCATACGTGTCTCCGAAGCTGCGGGCGGAGCTGGAGGCCGAGGAGGGATTCGAGGCGCTGCTGGACAAACACGTCGAGGCAGCACGGACCCAGTGGCCCACGTTGTCACTCCCGGCAGAGACCTTCGTGAGGCACCTGGCCCGGCACCTGCCTGAGGGAAAGGCCGCGGAGGTGATGCGCATCCTCCAAGGTGCCGACCTGTATCTGGCGTGCGCCTGCACCACCGGGGATCCGGCGGCCCTCAAGGCCTTCGAACAACACATCCTCCGGCACGTCCCACCCCGGCTCGGGAAGGTGTCGCCGCCCCTGGTGGAGGAAGTGCTGCAGATGCTGCGCGAACGGCTGCTGGTGGGCAGCAGCAACACGCCACCGAGGATTGCGAGCTATGGGGGGCGAGGGCCCCTGCGGACCTGGGTGAGCATCGTCGCCGCACGCATCGCCTCGGAGTTGATGGGCCAGGACGAGCGCCATCAGCTCGTCGCGGAACCTCCCGAGGAACTCGCGCGGATGCTGGCCCCGAGCGACCCCGAGTACGCGCTGCTGCGCGAAGATGCACGCCAACTCCTCGTCGAGTCGCTCCGAAAAGCGGTGGCGGTGCTCTCCGAGCAGGAGCGGACCCTGCTGCGCTTGCACCATTTCCATGGGTTCACGATGGACCGGCTGACGCTCATGTACGGAGGCTCGCGCTCCGGCGTCGCGCGCAAGGTCGCCGATGCCCGCGAGCAGTTGCTCGAGCGCGTTCGCATGGAGCTCGCGCCAAGAATGAAGCAGGACCAACTCGCCCTGGAGAGCCTCCTGGGACTGGTCAGCAGCCGACTGGATATCAGCCTCCTGGGATTGCTGGACTGA